ACAGTGCACAAACAATAATGAATATAACATGGCGTCCCGATAAATCGGGATGACATTTAAAAAACAAATTATCTACATATGAAAGTAATTCGAGAAAGGATAGTAAATGGTTCTTCATTAACAATGATCTCGAACTCAATTTTCTAAGTTTTGGTCTTAAGTTTTTTAGCTTTAACAAAAATTTTATTTGATTTTTTTTTGTAAATTCATACATGAGAAAAATCACAGAAATTATACCCGTAAATAAGGTGATAGCTTTATTTACACTTGTTTTTCTTTTCTTAATTGTATTTATGTTCTCTGGCAATAAGCAGAAAGAAAAGCAAAAAATACCAAATCAAATAATTTACAAAATAGAAACCTTTCAAACAGAAACAGGGTGGGGGTATAAAATTTACAATTCTGAAAAAATGCTTATTAATCAGGAAAATATTCCAACCATAACAGAATTTATATCTTTTAAATCAGAAGATGAGGCAATTTCAACGGCTAATTTAGCCATAGAGAAATTAAAAAAAGGCTTTTTCCCACCTGCAATAACACTTGAAGAACTAGATAGTTTAAAAGTATCTTATTGATTATAAGCAATTCAATTTTCTGTTTTTATCTCCAATAAACTCCCTGCTGTTCCCCGTTTTGTTTAATAAGGTTTCAAGTAGGCTAGTTTATGAATCAATTATTCCCTTAATCAGGATTTGTTTTGTTTAGTTCACTCCCCAAAATGTCCTTGTTTTTCCACATATATAAGGGGCATAAATGATTCTTTTTTAAATGGAACTTGTTCCTATTATCGATAATCAGGCAAAAAGATTTTAATGGCAAATTTTTTTATACTGATAATTGGCAAAATACATTTTCGAAAATTAAAATTTGAGCAATATGAAAAATCAATACTTGTTAAAGTTTCTAAGAAAATTACCACTGCTTGCATTAATATTTGCATGTATTAGTGTGCCTGTTTTTGGACAGGGGGTATGGATGCAAAAAACTGATTTTGGAGGA
This Bacteroidota bacterium DNA region includes the following protein-coding sequences:
- a CDS encoding DUF4907 domain-containing protein, translated to MRKITEIIPVNKVIALFTLVFLFLIVFMFSGNKQKEKQKIPNQIIYKIETFQTETGWGYKIYNSEKMLINQENIPTITEFISFKSEDEAISTANLAIEKLKKGFFPPAITLEELDSLKVSY